The following proteins are encoded in a genomic region of Nycticebus coucang isolate mNycCou1 chromosome 17, mNycCou1.pri, whole genome shotgun sequence:
- the IL13 gene encoding interleukin-13, producing MRLLLSLLALALSSMALWLTMVIALTCLGGLASPGPVPRFTKLKELIEELDNITQNQKAPLCNGSMVWSVNLTAGGYCAALESLINVSSCSAIQRTQRMLGGLCTQKDSAGQVPSSHIRDTKIEVAQFIKDLLRQLKKHFRDANFKA from the exons ATGCGTCTGCTGCTCAGTCTTCTTGCATTGGCTCTCAGCTCCATGGCGCTGTGGTTGACCATGGTCATTGCTCTTACCTGCCTTGGTGGCCTTGCCTCCCCAGGCCCTGTGCCTCGCTTTACGAAACTCAAGGAACTCATTGAGGAACTGGACAATATCACTCAGAACCAGAAG GCACCGCTCTGTAATGGCAGCATGGTGTGGAGCGTCAACCTGACAGCTGGCGGG TACTGTGCAGCCCTGGAATCTCTGATCAATGTGTCGAGTTGCAGTGCCATCCAGAGGACCCAGAGGATGCTAGGAGGACTCTGCACACAAAAGGATTCAGCTGGG CAGGTTCCCAGCTCCCACATCCGAGACACCAAAATTGAAGTGGCCCAGTTCATAAAGGACCTGCTCAGACAGTTAAAGAAACATTTCCGTGATGCAAATTTCAAAGCCTGA